In a single window of the Acyrthosiphon pisum isolate AL4f chromosome X, pea_aphid_22Mar2018_4r6ur, whole genome shotgun sequence genome:
- the LOC115033207 gene encoding uncharacterized protein LOC115033207 gives MIHVEFVWMYYDIAKRPGQERVKMGPSNKTEMGAAELEALKRQLKCINKRCTYGKTLYTAMEKVCEFYDVDYEPGKEVCSACLKKYFNQYKFPEMELKEGQEKKNPASNFKEKIQKS, from the exons ATGATACACGTGGAATTTGTGTGGATGTACTATGACATTGCTAAGAGACCTGGACAAGAG AGAGTAAAAATGGGTCCATCAAACAAAACTGAAATGGGTGCCGCAGAATTGGAGGCACTGAAGCGTCAACTCAAATGTATAAACAAGCGTTGCACTTATGGTAAAACTCTGTACACTGCGATGGAAAAGGTGTGTGAATTCTATGATGTTGATTATGAACCTGGGAAAGAG GTTTGCTCggcatgtttaaaaaaatattttaatcaatataaatttcccGAAATGGAATTGAAGGAGGGACAGGAGAAGAAAAACCCAGCAAGCAActtcaaagaaaaaatacaaaaatcttaa